In Bacteroidota bacterium, the DNA window AGGCGCTGCAGAAGTTGGGGGGGGGATGAAAAAGAAGACAAAACTCTGATCCCGATTCATCGGGATTTTGTTGGGCCAGCGTGACGGTTCCACCGTCATGCGAGGAAAACATCGCGCGAGAGAAGTGCATTGCCTTTTCGAAATGGAATCCGTATTCTAGGTCAAGAAATCGAAAGGCTTTGTTGGATTCTGAAATAGCTTGGGAGGTAGCATGAGCTCTTCATCTGTCTTTGATCTTACCCCTGCCGAAAAACTCCAACTCGTTGAAGACCTCTGGGATGACCTTGCGGGAAACTCCGGGGCTATTCCCGTCCACGAATGGCAGAAGCAGGAATTAGCCCGCCGCAAAGCCAATCTTTAGAAGAACACTGTCTCGGCACTATCGTGGGAAGAAGTGAAGCGCAGAGTGCGCAGTGGACATGACCGCTAACCTGCCGTGATCTCATTAGCAAGAAGTCGGTGACGGCGACACTTCAACGTCATCCCATCCCTCCTTCACCGACACAATCCCGCATTGCACCCCACCCGAAAAGTCCGTAGAATACATGCGGGCTTTGCGAGCATCCCCCCGTATTTCCGGCCTTTCTCATTGAACCTGTTGATTCTCATAGCACTTCATAATCATGTACGATTTCCTTTTCAAGCCATTTCATGACATGACGGCGTCCGATTATGCCGCCGTCGGATTCACGTCCGGTCTCGAAATCCATCAACAACTTCTGACATCAAAGAAATTGTTTTGTCGCTGTCCCGCCGGCCGCTACAGCGATCATTACGACGCCGAAATTCTCCGCCACATGCGCCCGACATTGTCGGAGTTGGGCGAGTACGACGGGACGGCGTTGATGGAATTCAAAACGAAAAAGAACATCATCTACCGGATCAATCGTGATACCGTTTGCACGTACGAGATGGACGACACGCCGCCGTTTCAAATCAACGAAGAGGCACTGGATATTGCTCTCGGCATCGGCATGATGTACGGATGCGAGCTGGTAGATGAACTTCATATTGCCCGCAAGCAATATCTTGACGGCAGCATCCCGACGGGTTTCCAGCGCACGGCGATCTTTTCCCTCAACGGCATAATTCCTTTCAAGGGTCGTGAGGTGCGTGTTGTGCAAATGTCGATTGAAGAAGATTCTTGTCGTGAGGTGAGCGATATCGGCCATCAACGCGTGTATCTGACCGACCGGCTCGGTATGCCGTTGATTGAAACAGTAACGGGGCCGGACATGAAAACGCCGTACGAGGTGGCCGAGGTGGCCGAGTTGTGCCGCTGGATGGCGCGCAGTACCGGGATGGTTCGGACAGGCATTGGCGCGGCGCGGCAGGATGTGAATGTGAGTGTCACGGGCGGAACGCGGGTGGAAATCAAAGGTGTTCCGCGCATTCCTCATATTCCCCTCCTCACATACAATGAAGCGATGCGGCAGTGGAATTTGCTTCGCTTACGTGACGAACTTCACCGTCGCGGCATCACGGCGGATGCATTCCAGGCTTCGACCGAATCCGTCACAAAATTGCTGAAGAAAACACGATACCTGCCGTTGGAGAATGCCCTCGCCAGCGGCATGATTGTGAACTGCGTGGTGCTTCGCGGCTTCAGGGATTTGCTTCGCTGGCAAACACAAACCGATACATTCTTCTCAAAAGAAATCTCGGACAGAGTCCGGGTGATAGCATGTCTTACAACTCTCCCCAACATTCTCCACTCCGACAGTCCGAGCGAGTCGCTTGCAACGGCGGAATGGCAATCGATCAAGAAAGCTGTTGGCGCAACGGAAGATGATACGCTTGTCCTTGTTTGGGGAAGCGAACAGGATGCCGCAACGGGTGCACAGGAAATCACTATTCGTGCAAAGGAGGCAACGATCGGCATTCCTTCGGAAACACGACAGGCGCTCCGTGACGGAACGAATGGATTTGAACGAATTCTTCCCGGCGCCGACCGGATGTATCCCGATACCGATCTCCCGCCGAAGCGAATAACAGATGAGCGGCGCGAACGAATTCGTGCCGCGCTTCCTCTCGATTTCTGGAAGAGGGAGGATCGCTATAGGAGACTCGGTGTTCCCGAGGATCTTGTGCAATCGCTTTCAGTTTCACGCTTTGCGGGATTGTTTGACACGTTGACGGGCGAGTGGAACATCCTCCCCAAGCTTGCAGCGACTCTGCTTATTCAATTTCAGAAGAGACTGAAGAGAGAGGGTCTTGATAATAGGATCGTTGATGAACTGATGATCAAACGGATCGTGAAAGCATACAAAGAGGGGAGAGTTGCGAGAGATGGACTTTATGACATTATGAAACAGGCTGTGCGCAACGGATCGTTTGAGGAATCACTCCTCCCTGTGCCTTGTCCGATTGATGAACTTGCGAAGGTTGTTGAAGAAACAGTCGCGGGACTTGGTGGCATCACAATTCATCATGCAGAAAAAAGGGACGAGATTGTCATGGGATTAGTTATGAACAGATTGCGGGGAAGAGTTGAAGGCTCAACTGTTCGTGAATACGTGCAGCGGGAGGCACGCTGATGAACTCAAACGAACTGTACAAAGGGTACCGCGGCGAAGCCCTCGACACGCTCAAGAACTTTGATGCGCCCATCTGGAGTGATGTTGAGATAGCAACCGACACGGGCACATTCAAGGGCATCATTCTTCCCCGTTCGGAAACTGCAGATCCTCATCATGTTGTTCTCAAACTTCGTGTAGGGTACAACATTGGTATTGCGGCAAAGCGGATTCGTTCCATCACCATCTCCGGAAGAAAGGAAGCCCATTACAAGATTCCGGAGAAAGCGTTTCCGTACGATCCGAAGAAGCCCAACGTCAAGTTGTTGGGAACGGGAGGAACGATTGCCAGCAGGCTCGATTACAGAACCGGCGCCGTGATTCCCGCATTCTCTCCGGGTGAGTTGTACGGCTCGGTTCCCGAACTTGCCGACATCTGCAATCTTGAAACCGAGAAGCTGTACGGCGTCTTCAGTGAGAACATGGGCCCCGAACAATGGAAAGGAACCGCCGAAGCCATTGCGCGGGAAATCAGGAAAGGCGCGCACGGCATTGTGATCGGGCATGGGACGGACACGATGCACCACACGGCGGCGATACTTTCGTTCATGGTTCAGAATTCCCCGGTACCGATTGTGATGGTCGGCTCGCAGCGTTCAAGTGACCGGCCTTCCTCGGACGCAGCGCTGAACCTGATGCACAGCGTGAAGACTGCGGCAGAAAGCGACATCGCCGAGGTGATGGTCTGCATGTTCGGCCCGACATCGGATGAATACGGCCTGCTGCATCGCGGCACGCGTGTCCGCAAGATGCATTCGAGCTATCGTTCGACGTTCCGCACAATCGGGGACATCCCGATTGCGATGGTGGGCAGGGAGTTCATCAAACCGCTTCGCACGGATTACAAGCGTCGCCGTTCGGATACGGACGTGATTTTGAATGCTGCGTTTGAAGAGATGGTCGCCATTGTGTACTACTATCCCAACATGCGCCCTGACATTCTCGACTCGCTGATCGAAAACAACTATAAGGGAATCATCATTGCGGGTACAGGACTCGGCCATGTCAACAAACCGCTGTATCCCGCACTAAAGCGGGCGCAGGAGAAGAACATCGCCGTGTACATGACGGTGCAGACGTTGTGGGGCTATGTGCAGATGTATGTGTACGACACGGGTCGTGACATGATGGATCTGGGCGTCGTTCCAACTGCCAACATGCTTCCGGAAGTCGCTTACATGAAATTAGGATGGGCGTTGGGACAGACGAATGATTTGGAGAAGGTGAAAGAGATCATGCTCACCCCGGTCGCCGGTGAAATCACCGAACGCGAGCCGAGCAACGGCTACCTGATTTTCCAGGGCGGCGTGCCCGAAGTGGAGGAGTTCATTTCCAAATACAGGAAATGAACTCCATACAAATCCTCAGAACGAGGTTTGTAGATGCCGGCATATTGAGCTTGTTCTGATAATCCCGCAAAGTCAGATGACGGAGCTTCTCCCGGTTTCGGGGCAGCCTTCTGAATTGTTAGAGGGAACAACCACGATGTTTCACTGAACCCCCCATTTCAACAATGAAATCTTGACGGCATCGCCTGCCGAAAGTTGCTTACATTCTTTCGGAAAGTGAATCAGACAGTCAGCGTTTGCAAGTCCGCCAACCATATGTGAATCCTGTCCCCGAGTCGGTGCCACATGCAAGGTTCCTTTGGAATCATGAGAGAGCGTTCCCCTCACAAATTCCATTCGTCCTCGCTTTTTCTTCAAGTCATGAGAGAGACGTGCCGATAGAACGAACATGCCGGCATCATTCATTCCCATCATCTGTAAAAGAGCCGGCTTGATGAGGAGTTGGAATCCAAGCAGCGCCGCAACCGGATTTCCCGGCAGCCCGAATATCAGCGTGCTTTTCTTTTTTCCAAAAAAAATTGGCTTGCCCGGCTTGATTGCAATTCTCCAGAAAATGCTTCTCACATGAAGATCTGCCAACACTTCTTTCACGAAATCGCTTGACCCGACGGAAACGCCGCCCGACGAGACAACGATGTCTGCATCGGCTACCCCCTGTTTGAACGCTTGCTCGATCTGCTGTGGGTTGTCACGCGTGCGGAATGTCCGGACGGAGTCAATGCCCATTGCGCGCATAGCTGCAAGAAGTCCGGGGGTATTAGAGTCGTGGATGTTGCCGCGCCGCAACCGGGTTCCGGGAGGCTGCAGTTCGTTACCCGTGACGATTAACGCAACGCGAGGCTTCCTGCGCACACGAACGTGCTTTCTGCCGAGCGTTGCAAGCAGGGCTACAACCGGCGGAGTGATAAGTGTACCGCTTTCAAGGACAACTTCACCTTTCTTGAACTCGTCTCCGGCAAACCTGATGTTGCCACCGGTGTCTGCCCGTGTCGAAAAGTAGACCAGGTCATTCTCCACCCTTACGTGTTCCTGCATGATAACTGTATCGGCTCCGGCGGGGATCTGCGCGCCGGTGAGAATTCTGATGGTCGTTCCCTTTTTCAGGTTCACGATGCGAGTGTCGCCTGCTGCAAGTGTATCGGTGAGTTGAAGGCAGGCTTCATTTCTACGGGATGCGTTGGCAAGATCGGACGAGCGTACCGCAAAGCCGTCAACTGCCGAGGCGTCAAAGCGTGGCAACGGCGTATTTGCTCGAATCGATTCCGCCAATGTATATCCCAACGATTTCGGTACGGGGATTCGCACGAGAGGAAGCCTCCGGCAATTGTCGGAAACGAGTTTCAGCGCTTCCCCGAAATCGATCATGCTTTCAGTGCCCCTTTCCTTCGATCATTGCGAAAGCATGAAGGATGGCAGGAAACAGTGCATCGAGGCCGTCCGTGACGGCGCCGGGTGATCCGGGCAGAGTGACGATCAACGTTTTCCCGCGTAAACCCGAGCAGGCACGGGAAAGCATTGCGAGAGGGAAACGTGCTTGTCCGTACATTCGTATTGCTTCTGCAACTCCAGGGGCTTCACGGTCAATCACTTCCCGGGTTGCCTCCGGTGTGATATCACGGGGACTGAGCCCTGTTCCGCCGGTTGTTACAACAAGATCGGCTTTCAAATTGTCGGCGTAGTGTTTCAGCTTTTCAACAATCGTTGCCTTTTCGTCGGGAATCACTGAATAATCCGCAATCTCGAATCCCTCCGTTTTCAATCGTTCAACTATCACATTTCCGGAACGGTCAGCGCCTTTCCCATCTGCAATCGAATCCGACATAACCAGAACCGCGGCACGAAATGTCTTTGATGCAGGAAGACGGTACTCCGATTTGCCCCCGGTCTTCTTGAGAAGGCGAATCTCGCCAATCGACATTTCCTCATCAAGCATCTTCAACATATCATACATTGTCAGGGCGGCAACTGATGCTGCCGTAAGCGCCTCCATCTCAACACCGGTTTTATAGATAGCCTTCACCGTTGCCGAGACGTCAATCCAGTTTTCGCCGAAGGCGTATTCAACGCCCGCAAAGTCGATGGGAAGGGGGTGGCAATACGGGATGATCCCGCTGGTATTCTTAGCCGCTTGTATTGCGGCCACTTTTGCCACTTCAAGCGGGTTTCCTTTCGGGATTCTATTCTGGTGGATGAGATCGATTGTTCGGGGGCTGAGATGCAGCCGTGCCGAAGCGACCGCAGTTCTGAGCGTTGTTGTCTTTCGGGAAATATCGCGCATAGTAGCTTGTGTTCGGACGGGAGTATTGTCGTTTGGAATTCAATATAGAAAAATTTTCTGAATCAGAATACCAACAGATTTTTTTGCGGCCTCGACGGATTGTGTCTTGTTTTTATCTGATGTCTTGATATATTCTTGAGTGAGTCTGTGACCAATGCAATCCGGCTGAACATCCGTCCGGAGAATGAACCTCTTCCTTTCCAATTGAAGCGTAACCCGGCACCCTTTTGTGATCAGTTTTGAATATATCCTTCTTGTGAGTTCGGGCCTGATACTCATCAGTCTGGCGATTGCCAAGATCTCCGACAATTTCGGCGTTCCGACATTGCTGCTCTTTCTTGTGGTGGGCATGCTTGCCGGCTCCGAAGGATTGGGCGGAATCGAGTTCAGCGATGTCGGGTTGGCACGTTCGATTGGGACGATTGCATTGGTTCTTATACTGTTTGCGGGCGGTTTGGACACGAAATGGTCGTCCGTTCGTCCTGTGCTTCGCGAGGCGGGAATTCTTGCGACGGTCGGAGTGCTTACCACGGCATTGCTGGTCGGGGTGTTTGTTTCGTATACGTTCGGATTCTCACTGCTTGAAGGTCTTCTGTTCGGCGCCGTTGTTTCCTCCACCGATGCGGCTGCAGTATTTTCCTTGCTACGGTCGCGGAACGTCAGTTTGCGCGGAAACCTGAAACCGCTGCTCGAGTTCGAATCGGGAAGCAACGACCCGATGGCGGTATTCCTGACGCTCGGGCTGATTCAGGTTCTCACATCTCAAATAGAAACCACCGTCGACTTCATTGTACTCTTCTTCTATCAAATGGGTTTTGGCGCGGTGTTGGGGTTCGGTCTTGGCAAAGCGATGGTTTTTCTGCTGAATCGCCTGAAGTTTTCCTACCAGGGCTTCTACCCCGTTTTTGCACTTGCGTTTGCAGTGTTTATTTTCGGGATTACGGCTGTCATCAACGGCAGCGGATTTCTTGCTGTGTACGCTGCGGGTCTCGTTGTCGGCAACTCTGAGATCATTCAGAAAAGGAGTCTTCTCAGATTCTTCGACGGCTTTGCATGGTTGAGCCAGGTGGGTATGTTTCTCACGCTGGGATTGCTTGTGTTTCCGTCTCACGTTGTCAGTGTGGTGGGAATTGGATTACTGGCTTCCGCTGTGCTGATGTTTGTTGCACGGCCGGTCAGCGTATTCCTCTCGCTTGCATTCACGAAATTTCGATGGAACGAAAAAGCGCTTGTTTCGTGGGTAGGGTTGCGTGGTGCTGTGCCGATTATTCTGGCAACATTTCCGCTTCTGGCGGGCCTGCCGAGGGCCGAACTCATGTTTAATCTCGTCTTCTTCATCGTTCTCACATCAACATTGTTGCAGGGATGGTCCATTCCTTTGCTTGCACGCATCCTCAAAGTGGACGCCCCGCTCGAAAGAACTCCGAACTACCCGCTTGAGTTTGATGCCCCGCGGGAGTCAAATACCGAATTGGTTGATTTGATGGTTCCGTACAATTCATCGGCTGTCGGAAGAACTATCGTGGAATTGGGAATGCCGAATGACAGCCTGATCGTGTTGATTATCCGCAATGAAGAATTCCTGGTTCCCAGCGGCGGTACTGTGCTGGAATCGGGAGATACGATTCTCGTTCTCGTCAACAAACAGAACCTTCCGCAAGTACGCGAATTGCTGGCCGAGCAACGGGCGAAAGAAGAAGCATAGCACGTCCTGTCGTATTGCTGTCCACCAACACCCTGCAGCATCATGACTTCCTCACTTTTCCTGCATACACAGAATCATGTATGCCGGCGGTGGCTCTCATGCCTGCCTTTGTAAGATTTTCAAACGAACAGTAGATTTTTCCCCCCTTCAGTCTCAACTTCCCTTTCCAAGCCATTTATCCACCCGGATTTTTTGGCGTAACCTTTGTCTCAACTAAAACCGATTATGACATCCGGATAAAAACTCAAAACGAACCAAAGAGAGCCATGAAAATTCTGCTTGCTGATGACAATGATGATTTCTTGCTCGTGATGCAGGATTTAATAGAAGGGCAGGGCCATACCCCGTTGATTGCACGGGACGGAAAACAAGCGCGTGAGTTTCTTGAAGAAGAGTCGGTTGATGTCATCATCTCCGATATTTTTATGCCGACATTGGATGGAATACGGTTTCACAGCTACGTTCGGGAGTTGATGGGGGATAGAAAAGTACCCTTCATTTTCATGTCCGGGTACGACGATCCCTATACGCAGGAAGCAATTGAGGATTCCTCAATTGATTTCTTTATCAGCAAGATGACCCCGATAAGTAAGGTCATTGAAGTTCTCGATCAGATCGAATCATCACTAACGGAATAGAACACGA includes these proteins:
- a CDS encoding molybdopterin molybdotransferase MoeA, with the protein product MIDFGEALKLVSDNCRRLPLVRIPVPKSLGYTLAESIRANTPLPRFDASAVDGFAVRSSDLANASRRNEACLQLTDTLAAGDTRIVNLKKGTTIRILTGAQIPAGADTVIMQEHVRVENDLVYFSTRADTGGNIRFAGDEFKKGEVVLESGTLITPPVVALLATLGRKHVRVRRKPRVALIVTGNELQPPGTRLRRGNIHDSNTPGLLAAMRAMGIDSVRTFRTRDNPQQIEQAFKQGVADADIVVSSGGVSVGSSDFVKEVLADLHVRSIFWRIAIKPGKPIFFGKKKSTLIFGLPGNPVAALLGFQLLIKPALLQMMGMNDAGMFVLSARLSHDLKKKRGRMEFVRGTLSHDSKGTLHVAPTRGQDSHMVGGLANADCLIHFPKECKQLSAGDAVKISLLKWGVQ
- the gatE gene encoding Glu-tRNA(Gln) amidotransferase subunit GatE; amino-acid sequence: MYDFLFKPFHDMTASDYAAVGFTSGLEIHQQLLTSKKLFCRCPAGRYSDHYDAEILRHMRPTLSELGEYDGTALMEFKTKKNIIYRINRDTVCTYEMDDTPPFQINEEALDIALGIGMMYGCELVDELHIARKQYLDGSIPTGFQRTAIFSLNGIIPFKGREVRVVQMSIEEDSCREVSDIGHQRVYLTDRLGMPLIETVTGPDMKTPYEVAEVAELCRWMARSTGMVRTGIGAARQDVNVSVTGGTRVEIKGVPRIPHIPLLTYNEAMRQWNLLRLRDELHRRGITADAFQASTESVTKLLKKTRYLPLENALASGMIVNCVVLRGFRDLLRWQTQTDTFFSKEISDRVRVIACLTTLPNILHSDSPSESLATAEWQSIKKAVGATEDDTLVLVWGSEQDAATGAQEITIRAKEATIGIPSETRQALRDGTNGFERILPGADRMYPDTDLPPKRITDERRERIRAALPLDFWKREDRYRRLGVPEDLVQSLSVSRFAGLFDTLTGEWNILPKLAATLLIQFQKRLKREGLDNRIVDELMIKRIVKAYKEGRVARDGLYDIMKQAVRNGSFEESLLPVPCPIDELAKVVEETVAGLGGITIHHAEKRDEIVMGLVMNRLRGRVEGSTVREYVQREAR
- the gatD gene encoding Glu-tRNA(Gln) amidotransferase subunit GatD, translating into MNSNELYKGYRGEALDTLKNFDAPIWSDVEIATDTGTFKGIILPRSETADPHHVVLKLRVGYNIGIAAKRIRSITISGRKEAHYKIPEKAFPYDPKKPNVKLLGTGGTIASRLDYRTGAVIPAFSPGELYGSVPELADICNLETEKLYGVFSENMGPEQWKGTAEAIAREIRKGAHGIVIGHGTDTMHHTAAILSFMVQNSPVPIVMVGSQRSSDRPSSDAALNLMHSVKTAAESDIAEVMVCMFGPTSDEYGLLHRGTRVRKMHSSYRSTFRTIGDIPIAMVGREFIKPLRTDYKRRRSDTDVILNAAFEEMVAIVYYYPNMRPDILDSLIENNYKGIIIAGTGLGHVNKPLYPALKRAQEKNIAVYMTVQTLWGYVQMYVYDTGRDMMDLGVVPTANMLPEVAYMKLGWALGQTNDLEKVKEIMLTPVAGEITEREPSNGYLIFQGGVPEVEEFISKYRK
- the moaCB gene encoding bifunctional molybdenum cofactor biosynthesis protein MoaC/MoaB is translated as MRDISRKTTTLRTAVASARLHLSPRTIDLIHQNRIPKGNPLEVAKVAAIQAAKNTSGIIPYCHPLPIDFAGVEYAFGENWIDVSATVKAIYKTGVEMEALTAASVAALTMYDMLKMLDEEMSIGEIRLLKKTGGKSEYRLPASKTFRAAVLVMSDSIADGKGADRSGNVIVERLKTEGFEIADYSVIPDEKATIVEKLKHYADNLKADLVVTTGGTGLSPRDITPEATREVIDREAPGVAEAIRMYGQARFPLAMLSRACSGLRGKTLIVTLPGSPGAVTDGLDALFPAILHAFAMIEGKGH
- a CDS encoding response regulator, yielding MKILLADDNDDFLLVMQDLIEGQGHTPLIARDGKQAREFLEEESVDVIISDIFMPTLDGIRFHSYVRELMGDRKVPFIFMSGYDDPYTQEAIEDSSIDFFISKMTPISKVIEVLDQIESSLTE
- a CDS encoding potassium/proton antiporter, whose amino-acid sequence is MISFEYILLVSSGLILISLAIAKISDNFGVPTLLLFLVVGMLAGSEGLGGIEFSDVGLARSIGTIALVLILFAGGLDTKWSSVRPVLREAGILATVGVLTTALLVGVFVSYTFGFSLLEGLLFGAVVSSTDAAAVFSLLRSRNVSLRGNLKPLLEFESGSNDPMAVFLTLGLIQVLTSQIETTVDFIVLFFYQMGFGAVLGFGLGKAMVFLLNRLKFSYQGFYPVFALAFAVFIFGITAVINGSGFLAVYAAGLVVGNSEIIQKRSLLRFFDGFAWLSQVGMFLTLGLLVFPSHVVSVVGIGLLASAVLMFVARPVSVFLSLAFTKFRWNEKALVSWVGLRGAVPIILATFPLLAGLPRAELMFNLVFFIVLTSTLLQGWSIPLLARILKVDAPLERTPNYPLEFDAPRESNTELVDLMVPYNSSAVGRTIVELGMPNDSLIVLIIRNEEFLVPSGGTVLESGDTILVLVNKQNLPQVRELLAEQRAKEEA